A single window of Anopheles moucheti chromosome 2, idAnoMoucSN_F20_07, whole genome shotgun sequence DNA harbors:
- the LOC128297892 gene encoding distal membrane-arm assembly complex protein 2 yields MYKLVRHTSKLPVALNRANVHKGSSTDITPVGPKIDLDPDIEQRMQDDKRRLQWRTPYSERPDTFYSVFKLFASENRNSELVEKMQQPVDLSPSAILEWWQKRRTAVEAQMQKFLPERHATLGDDIATAHFIVHRGGSVRFRGSTKWVKKDEDDEYDLPRHHVPGMVLEEVRCDGMTLFYEGMENIQKLLRLKHLSFENVTLFNDWYLDRISGNTLPSLEKLNLRGTAITHRGLNCLYRLPSLKVLLIDDPEKDILWKLMVATLEEWNPNLRIISSE; encoded by the exons ATGTACAAGCTAGTCAGGCATACGAGTAAGCTTCCGGTAGCGTTAAACCGTGCGAATGTCCACAAAGGCTCATCAACAGATATCACACCGGTCGGACCGAAAATCGATCTTGATCCGGATATTGAACAACGTATGCAGGATGATAAACGACGTCTCCAGTGGCGTACACCGTACTCGGAGCGGCCGGATACCTTTTACAGTGTATTCAAGCTGTTTGCTTCAGAGAACCGCAATTCCgagctggtggaaaagatgcAGCAACCTGTCGACCTTTCGCCGAGTGCGATTCTGGAATGGTGGCAAAAGAGGCGCACAGCCGTTGAGGCACAAATGCAAAAGTTCCTGCCCGAACGCCATGCCACACTGGGAGATGATATAGCGACCGCTCACTTCATCGTACATCGAGGAGGATCCGTGAG GTTTCGTGGGAGCACCAAATGGGTTAAAAAAGACGAAGATGACGAGTACGATCTTCCCCGGCATCATGTGCCCGGTATGGTGTTGGAGGAGGTACGCTGCGATGGAATGACCTTATTTTACGAGGGCATGGAAAACATTCAGAAGCTGCTGCGCTTGAAGCACCTATCGTTTGAGAATGTAACACTCTTCAACGATTGGTATCTTGATCGGATCTCCGGCAATACGTTACCTTCGCTGGAGAAGCTCAATTTACGCGGAACAGCCATCACTCATCGTGGGCTCAATTGCTTATATCGTTTGCCCAGCTTGAAGGTGCTACTCATAGATGATCCTGAAAAGGACATTTTGTGGAAGCTAATGGTAGCTACGCTTGAGGAGTGGAATCCTAACTTGCGTATTATCTCGAGTGAATGA